A single window of Micrococcaceae bacterium Sec5.1 DNA harbors:
- the dinB gene encoding DNA polymerase IV: MGSEPARSAQDALREQRRTSILHVDMDAFFVSVELRSRPDLRGKPVIVGFPAERSVVLSASYEARATGVKSAMPMAIAMRMCPGAVIIHPRHKLYYEVSAQLMEIFASITDLVEPLSVDEAFLDVGGAIRRLGSPLDIGHLIRKRVRSELGITASVGIAGTKFVAKIASTRCKPDGILQIDAEDTIPYLHSLPVNALWGVGGKTAEVLARLGIRTVADVAATPVASLKKVLGASGEHVHRLSLGIDPRPVTPTRLEKSIGAEETFATDSADDALVQRELLRLSHRTAARLRSSGMLARTIALKLRYADFSTVTRSRTVHTPVDSAQLIYQVAVQLLESLGARSMSVRLVGVRAEQLEPAGQASLQLSLDRRDDNWRAAEQALDRVAERFGSKTLLPARLLDPGKTPDAQ; the protein is encoded by the coding sequence GTGGGCAGCGAACCAGCCCGCAGCGCCCAGGATGCTCTGCGGGAACAGCGGCGAACCAGCATCCTCCACGTGGACATGGATGCCTTTTTCGTTTCCGTGGAATTGCGCAGCCGGCCGGACTTGCGGGGCAAGCCAGTAATCGTCGGCTTCCCTGCTGAACGTTCGGTTGTGTTATCGGCGTCCTACGAAGCCCGGGCCACAGGTGTGAAGTCAGCGATGCCCATGGCCATTGCCATGCGGATGTGCCCGGGCGCTGTCATCATCCACCCGCGCCACAAGCTCTACTACGAGGTTTCGGCGCAGCTCATGGAGATCTTCGCCTCCATCACGGACCTCGTGGAGCCGTTGAGCGTTGACGAGGCTTTCCTGGACGTCGGCGGTGCAATCCGCCGTCTCGGATCTCCCTTGGACATTGGCCATCTCATCCGCAAACGGGTTCGGTCTGAGCTTGGTATCACCGCTTCAGTGGGGATTGCCGGAACCAAATTTGTGGCCAAGATCGCATCCACCCGCTGCAAGCCGGACGGCATCCTCCAGATCGACGCCGAGGACACCATCCCGTACCTCCACAGCCTGCCCGTCAATGCCCTCTGGGGCGTCGGCGGCAAGACCGCCGAGGTGCTGGCACGCCTCGGCATACGGACGGTGGCCGACGTGGCAGCAACGCCCGTGGCATCGTTGAAAAAGGTCCTTGGCGCCAGCGGAGAGCATGTGCACCGACTGTCCCTGGGAATAGATCCCCGGCCAGTCACTCCTACCAGGCTGGAAAAGAGCATCGGGGCAGAAGAGACCTTCGCTACAGATTCGGCAGACGACGCCCTGGTGCAGCGGGAGCTCCTCAGGTTGTCCCATCGCACGGCAGCGCGGCTGCGAAGTTCCGGGATGCTGGCCCGAACCATAGCTTTGAAACTCCGATACGCCGACTTTTCCACTGTGACGCGTAGCCGGACGGTACATACTCCCGTTGACAGCGCCCAGCTTATTTACCAGGTTGCCGTGCAATTGCTGGAGTCCTTGGGGGCACGATCCATGAGCGTCCGTCTTGTAGGCGTCCGTGCTGAGCAGCTGGAACCGGCCGGCCAGGCGTCCCTGCAGCTCAGCCTTGACCGGCGGGATGACAACTGGCGGGCCGCGGAGCAGGCCCTTGACCGCGTTGCGGAACGCTTCGGCTCCAAAACCCTGCTCCCGGCCAGGCTCCTGGATCCGGGCAAGACTCCTGACGCCCAATGA
- a CDS encoding DUF3040 domain-containing protein: protein MPLSEHEQKLLEQLEKQLHEDDPKFANTMGSDPIRSWSTRHVIIGVLGAIAGILLLLVGVSLQQIFVGVLGFVVMGAGVYFATLRGAAFGKARKGKAGKSKSKSSFMSNLEERWDERRRDDN, encoded by the coding sequence ATGCCCCTCTCGGAGCATGAACAGAAGCTGCTTGAGCAACTTGAGAAGCAGCTTCATGAGGACGATCCGAAGTTTGCCAACACCATGGGTTCGGATCCCATCCGCAGCTGGTCAACCCGGCACGTGATAATTGGTGTCCTGGGTGCCATTGCAGGCATCCTTTTGCTGCTGGTCGGCGTGTCACTCCAACAGATTTTCGTTGGTGTCCTCGGCTTTGTCGTGATGGGCGCAGGTGTCTACTTTGCGACTCTTCGGGGCGCGGCGTTCGGCAAGGCCCGGAAAGGGAAAGCCGGAAAGTCAAAGTCCAAGAGTTCGTTCATGAGCAATCTTGAGGAGCGCTGGGACGAGCGTCGCCGCGACGACAATTGA